In Mycobacterium tuberculosis H37Rv, a single window of DNA contains:
- the PPE5 gene encoding PPE family protein PPE5 (This region is a possible MT-complex-specific genomic island (See Becq et al., 2007 PMID:17545187).) yields the protein MNLVSTTSGMSGFLNVGALGSGVANVGNTISGIYNVGTSDLSTPAVNSGLANIGTNIAGLLRDGAGTAAINLGLANHGNLNVGFASLGGFNFGGATIGHNNVGIGNTGIFDVGLANLGSYNIGFGNLGDDNLGFGNFGSYNIGFGNVGNDNLGFANAGGGNIGFANTGSNNVGFGNTGSNNVGIGLTGNGQIGFGSFNSGSGNIGLFNSGSNNIGFFNSGSGNFGIANSGSFNTGIGNTGNTNTGLFNSGDVNTGAFNPGSFNTGSFNTGSFNTGGFNPGNTNTGYLNIGNYNTGIANTGDVDTGAFITGNYSNGLFLSGDYQGLVGLNLVIDMPLPISLGVNIPIDIPITASAGNITLMGVTIPPTGDIVLSSIAGQRAHFGPITIPNITVVGPTTTVAIGGPNTAITITGGGAIRIPLISIPAAPGFGNSTTNPSSGFFNTGAGGASGFGNFGGANSGFWNLASATSGASGLLNVGALGSGLANVGTTVSGFYNTSTSDLATPAFNSGLANISTSIAGLLRDSTGTMVLNLGLANHGTLNVGIANLGDYNIGFANLGSANFGSANIGGNNIGGANTGIFDIGLANLGSYNIGFGNFGDDNLGFGNLGSYNVGFGNLGNDNLGFANTGSNNIGFANTGSNNIGIGLTGDGQIGFGSLNSGSGNIGLFNSGSGNIGFFNSGNGNVGIGNTGTANFGLGNTGSTNTGFFNSGDVNTGIGNTGSFNTGSFNPGDSNTGDFNPGSYNTGLGNTGDVDTGAFISGSYSNGFLWSGNYQGLIGLHAALAIPEIALTFGVDIPIHIPINIDAGVVTLQGFSIVAAENNIDFTPIIIPTINITLPTAAITVGGPTTSIGITASAGIGSITIPIIDIPATSGFGNSTTSPSSGFFNSGAGSASGFLNVVAGASGISGYLNVGALGSGVTNVGHTVSGFYNASALDLVTPAFASGLMRDGMGTMTLNLGLANLGSNNAGFGNTGIFDVGVANLGNYNIGFGNFGDDNLGFANLGSYNIGVANTGSNNIGFANTGSNNIGIGLTGTGQIGIGALNSGSGNIGLFNSGDGNIGFFNSGTGNFGIGNTGTGNFGIGNSGSTSTGLFNSGDGNTGGFNPGNFNTGNFNTGSFNTGGFNAGNTNTGHFNTGNYNTGIANTGDVSTGAFISGNYSNGILWRGDYQGLIGYSYALTIPEIPAHLDVNIPIDIPITGSFTDLVVDNFTIPIIGFESFAFSFHIHTEPDIGPIIVPSFVLSVPTFAIAVGGPTTAINISATAGLGPITIPIIDIPAAPGIGNSTTSPSSGFFNTGAGTASGFGNVGGNTSGLWNLASAASGVSGLLNVGALGSGVANVGNTISGIYNTSPLDLGTPAFGSGLANIAGLLQGGAGTTILDLAGLGNLNVGLANLGGSNFGIGNTGIFNVGFANVGNHNIGLANLGNYSVGFANSGNYHIGIANTGSANIGFANTGSGNIGIGLTGTGQIGFGSFNSGSHNIGLFNSGDGNVGFFNSGTGNVGIGNTGTANFGIANSGSFNTGLGNTGSTNTGLFNPGNVNTGVGNTGSINTGSINTGSFNTGSTNTGSFNLGDHNTGSFNSGDYNTGYFNAGDYNTGVANTGNVNTGAFISGNYSNGFFWRGDYQGLIGLSTTITIPEIPYRYDLSVPIDIPITGTVVATTPNSFTIPGFQIRVLLGPAAVLVNEMIGPITIDVNQVIAIDSPIQQTISMVGTGGFGPIPIGISIGGTPGFGNSTTGPSSGFFHTGAGHVSGFGNFGAGNMSGSGNFGAGNSGFFNAGGLGNSGLLNFGALQSGLANLGNTISGVYNTSTLDLATPAFGSGIANIGANLAGLFLDNTGNLTLNFGVANQGGLNAGIGNLGSVNIGFVNTGDSNLGIGNLGDLNFGGVNIGGNNIGIANTGIFDIGLANLGSYNIGLANLGDDNLGFGNAGSYNIGFANFGSDNLGFANTGSYNIGFANTGNNNIGVGLTGNGQIGIGSLNSGSNNIGLFNSGSGNIGFFNSGTGNVGIFNTGTGNFGLANSGGFNTGIGNAGSTNTGVFNPGDLNTGSFNPGSFNTGGFNPGSGNTGYLNTGDYNTGVANTGDVDTGAFITGSYSNGFLVSGDYQGLIGLPLLGIPVTPGYFNLTGGPSSGFFNSGAGSVSGFVNSGAGLSGYLNTGALGSGVANVGNTISGWLNASALDLATPGFLSGIGNFGTNLAGFFRG from the coding sequence TCCTCAACGTCGGCGCGCTGGGATCGGGTGTGGCGAATGTGGGCAACACCATCTCGGGTATCTACAACGTGGGCACGTCGGACCTCTCGACGCCCGCCGTTAACTCCGGGTTGGCAAATATCGGAACCAATATTGCCGGCCTGCTGCGCGACGGCGCGGGTACTGCGGCTATTAACTTGGGCTTGGCCAACCACGGCAACCTCAACGTGGGCTTCGCAAGTCTCGGCGGCTTTAACTTCGGCGGCGCCACCATCGGCCACAACAACGTCGGCATCGGGAACACCGGAATCTTCGATGTCGGCCTGGCGAACCTGGGCAGCTACAACATCGGCTTCGGAAACCTTGGCGACGACAACCTGGGCTTCGGCAACTTCGGCAGCTACAACATCGGCTTCGGCAACGTCGGCAACGACAATCTGGGTTTCGCTAACGCGGGCGGCGGCAACATCGGCTTTGCGAACACCGGCAGCAACAATGTCGGCTTTGGGAACACGGGCAGCAACAATGTCGGCATCGGGCTCACGGGCAACGGACAGATCGGGTTCGGCAGCTTCAACTCGGGCAGCGGAAACATCGGCCTGTTCAACTCGGGCAGCAACAACATCGGATTCTTCAATTCCGGCAGCGGCAACTTCGGCATCGCAAACTCGGGCAGCTTCAACACTGGCATCGGAAACACCGGCAACACCAATACCGGCCTATTCAACTCCGGCGACGTCAACACGGGCGCCTTCAACCCGGGCAGCTTCAACACCGGTAGCTTCAACACCGGCAGCTTCAACACCGGTGGCTTCAATCCGGGCAATACCAACACCGGCTACCTCAACATTGGCAACTACAACACCGGCATCGCCAACACCGGCGACGTTGACACCGGGGCTTTCATCACCGGAAACTACAGCAACGGGTTGTTCTTAAGCGGCGATTACCAGGGCCTGGTCGGCCTCAACCTGGTGATCGATATGCCTCTCCCCATAAGCCTCGGCGTGAATATTCCCATCGATATCCCGATCACCGCCTCGGCCGGCAACATCACCCTTATGGGCGTCACGATTCCGCCCACCGGCGATATCGTCCTTTCGTCAATAGCGGGCCAGCGAGCCCACTTTGGCCCCATTACCATTCCGAACATCACGGTTGTCGGCCCCACGACGACAGTCGCCATAGGAGGGCCGAATACCGCGATCACCATAACTGGCGGTGGCGCCATTAGGATCCCGCTCATCAGTATCCCGGCGGCGCCAGGTTTCGGAAACTCGACCACCAACCCGTCGTCAGGTTTCTTCAATACCGGCGCCGGCGGCGCCTCGGGCTTCGGCAACTTCGGCGGCGCCAATTCGGGCTTTTGGAACCTGGCCTCCGCGACCTCGGGGGCGTCGGGGCTCCTCAACGTCGGCGCCCTGGGATCAGGTCTGGCGAACGTGGGCACCACCGTCTCGGGGTTCTACAACACCAGCACGTCGGACCTCGCGACGCCGGCCTTCAATTCAGGCCTGGCCAACATCAGCACCAGTATCGCCGGCCTGCTGCGCGACAGCACGGGCACCATGGTCCTCAACCTGGGCTTGGCAAACCACGGCACCCTCAACGTCGGCATTGCAAACCTCGGCGACTACAACATCGGCTTTGCAAACCTCGGCAGCGCCAACTTCGGCAGCGCCAATATCGGTGGCAACAACATCGGCGGCGCAAACACCGGAATATTCGACATCGGTTTGGCAAATCTGGGCAGTTACAACATCGGCTTCGGAAACTTCGGCGATGACAACCTGGGCTTCGGAAACCTCGGCAGCTACAACGTCGGCTTCGGAAACTTGGGCAACGACAACCTGGGCTTCGCCAACACCGGCAGCAACAATATCGGGTTCGCGAACACCGGCAGCAACAATATCGGCATTGGGCTCACGGGCGACGGCCAGATCGGGTTCGGCTCCCTGAATTCTGGCAGCGGAAACATCGGCTTGTTCAACTCGGGCAGCGGAAACATCGGCTTTTTCAACTCGGGCAACGGAAACGTTGGCATCGGCAACACCGGCACCGCAAACTTCGGGCTTGGAAACACCGGCAGCACCAACACCGGCTTCTTCAACTCCGGCGACGTCAATACCGGTATCGGCAACACCGGCAGCTTCAACACCGGCAGCTTCAATCCGGGCGATTCCAACACCGGGGATTTCAACCCAGGCAGCTACAACACGGGACTCGGAAACACCGGCGATGTTGACACCGGCGCCTTCATCTCCGGCAGCTACAGCAACGGGTTCTTGTGGAGTGGAAATTATCAGGGCCTCATTGGCTTGCACGCGGCGCTAGCGATTCCCGAAATCGCCCTAACCTTTGGCGTCGACATCCCGATACATATACCCATCAACATCGACGCCGGGGTCGTCACCCTCCAGGGCTTCAGCATCGTAGCTGCCGAAAATAATATCGACTTCACCCCCATCATCATCCCGACCATCAATATCACCTTGCCCACGGCGGCGATCACCGTGGGCGGACCCACCACCTCGATCGGTATCACCGCCAGCGCCGGTATCGGCTCCATCACCATCCCGATCATCGACATTCCCGCGACATCGGGCTTCGGCAACTCGACCACTAGTCCGTCGTCGGGCTTCTTCAACTCCGGAGCGGGCAGCGCGTCGGGCTTTTTGAACGTGGTCGCCGGCGCCTCAGGGATTTCGGGTTATCTCAATGTCGGTGCGCTGGGGTCGGGTGTGACTAACGTGGGTCACACCGTCTCGGGTTTCTACAACGCGAGCGCGTTGGACCTCGTGACGCCGGCCTTTGCCTCCGGTCTCATGCGCGACGGTATGGGCACGATGACTCTGAACCTTGGGCTGGCAAACCTGGGCAGCAATAACGCCGGCTTCGGCAACACCGGGATCTTTGACGTCGGCGTGGCGAATCTGGGCAACTACAACATCGGCTTCGGAAACTTCGGCGACGACAACCTGGGCTTTGCCAACCTAGGCAGCTACAACATCGGCGTTGCCAACACCGGCAGCAACAATATCGGCTTTGCCAACACCGGCAGCAACAATATCGGCATCGGGCTCACCGGTACCGGCCAAATCGGGATCGGCGCTCTGAACTCGGGCAGCGGAAACATCGGCTTGTTCAACTCGGGCGACGGAAACATCGGCTTCTTTAACTCGGGCACCGGGAACTTCGGCATCGGCAACACCGGCACCGGAAACTTCGGCATCGGCAACTCGGGCAGCACCAGCACGGGCTTGTTCAACTCGGGCGACGGCAACACCGGCGGCTTCAACCCCGGTAACTTCAACACCGGCAATTTCAATACCGGCAGCTTCAACACCGGCGGCTTCAACGCGGGTAACACCAACACCGGCCACTTCAACACCGGGAACTACAACACCGGCATCGCGAATACGGGCGACGTCAGCACCGGCGCTTTCATCTCCGGCAACTACAGCAACGGCATCTTGTGGCGGGGCGACTACCAGGGCCTGATCGGTTACTCCTACGCGCTGACTATTCCGGAGATTCCGGCGCACTTGGACGTCAATATCCCAATCGACATACCGATCACCGGCAGTTTCACCGACCTCGTGGTGGACAATTTCACTATCCCCATCATCGGCTTCGAATCCTTCGCGTTTAGCTTTCACATCCATACCGAGCCGGACATCGGTCCCATCATTGTCCCGAGCTTCGTGCTCAGCGTTCCCACGTTCGCGATCGCCGTGGGCGGACCCACGACCGCGATCAACATCAGCGCCACCGCCGGCCTCGGCCCCATCACCATCCCGATCATCGACATTCCGGCAGCGCCGGGCATCGGAAACTCGACCACCAGCCCGTCGTCAGGCTTCTTCAACACCGGCGCCGGCACCGCATCCGGGTTCGGCAACGTCGGCGGCAACACATCGGGCCTGTGGAACCTTGCGTCGGCAGCCTCAGGAGTCTCGGGCTTGCTCAACGTCGGCGCGTTGGGATCGGGTGTGGCGAATGTGGGCAACACCATCTCGGGTATCTACAACACGAGCCCGCTGGACCTCGGGACGCCGGCCTTCGGCTCCGGCCTCGCAAACATCGCCGGCCTGCTGCAGGGCGGCGCCGGCACGACGATCCTCGACTTGGCCGGCCTCGGCAACCTCAATGTCGGCTTGGCAAACCTCGGGGGCTCTAACTTCGGGATCGGGAACACCGGAATCTTCAATGTCGGTTTCGCAAACGTGGGCAACCACAACATTGGCTTGGCAAACCTGGGCAACTACAGCGTCGGCTTCGCCAACTCGGGCAACTACCATATCGGCATTGCTAACACCGGCAGTGCCAATATCGGCTTCGCCAACACCGGTAGCGGCAATATCGGCATCGGGCTCACCGGCACCGGTCAGATCGGGTTCGGCAGCTTCAACTCGGGCAGCCACAACATCGGCTTGTTCAACTCCGGTGACGGAAACGTAGGATTCTTCAACTCGGGCACCGGCAACGTGGGCATCGGAAACACCGGCACCGCAAACTTCGGCATCGCAAACTCGGGCAGCTTCAACACCGGCCTCGGGAACACGGGCAGCACCAACACGGGCCTGTTCAACCCGGGCAACGTCAACACCGGCGTCGGCAACACCGGCAGCATCAACACCGGCAGCATCAACACCGGCAGCTTCAACACTGGCAGCACCAATACCGGCAGCTTCAACCTCGGCGATCACAACACCGGCAGCTTCAACTCCGGTGACTACAACACGGGCTACTTCAACGCGGGTGACTACAACACGGGTGTGGCCAACACGGGCAACGTCAACACCGGCGCGTTCATCTCCGGCAATTACAGCAACGGGTTCTTCTGGCGAGGTGACTACCAGGGGTTGATTGGCCTTTCCACAACGATCACCATTCCCGAAATCCCCTACCGCTACGACTTGAGTGTTCCAATCGACATACCCATCACCGGCACCGTCGTCGCCACCACGCCAAACAGTTTCACCATTCCCGGTTTCCAGATACGAGTCTTGCTTGGTCCTGCGGCGGTGCTTGTCAACGAGATGATCGGCCCCATCACGATCGATGTCAATCAAGTCATCGCCATCGATTCGCCCATTCAGCAAACCATCAGCATGGTTGGCACCGGCGGCTTCGGCCCGATCCCCATCGGCATCAGCATCGGTGGTACCCCGGGTTTCGGCAACTCGACCACCGGCCCGTCGTCGGGTTTCTTCCACACCGGCGCCGGCCATGTATCGGGCTTCGGGAACTTCGGCGCCGGCAACATGTCGGGCTCCGGGAACTTCGGCGCTGGCAATTCGGGCTTCTTTAACGCCGGCGGCTTGGGCAATTCGGGCCTACTGAATTTCGGCGCGCTGCAGTCGGGTCTGGCGAACCTGGGCAACACCATCTCGGGCGTCTACAACACGAGCACGCTGGACCTCGCGACGCCCGCCTTCGGCTCGGGCATCGCAAACATCGGCGCCAACCTGGCCGGCCTGTTCCTCGACAACACCGGCAACCTGACGCTGAACTTCGGCGTCGCAAACCAGGGCGGCCTCAACGCGGGCATCGGGAACCTGGGCAGCGTCAACATCGGCTTCGTTAATACCGGCGACTCCAACCTGGGCATCGGCAACCTCGGCGACCTCAACTTCGGCGGGGTCAACATCGGCGGTAACAACATCGGCATCGCCAACACCGGGATCTTCGATATCGGCTTGGCGAACCTGGGCAGCTACAACATCGGGTTGGCAAATCTGGGCGACGACAACCTGGGCTTTGGCAACGCCGGCAGCTACAACATCGGCTTCGCGAACTTCGGCAGCGACAACCTGGGCTTTGCCAACACCGGCAGCTACAACATCGGCTTCGCGAATACCGGTAACAACAACATCGGCGTCGGGCTCACCGGCAACGGCCAGATCGGGATCGGCAGCCTCAACTCGGGCAGCAACAACATCGGGCTGTTCAACTCCGGCAGCGGAAACATCGGGTTCTTCAACTCGGGCACCGGCAACGTCGGCATCTTTAACACCGGCACCGGCAACTTCGGTCTCGCGAACTCGGGCGGCTTCAACACCGGCATCGGCAACGCGGGCAGCACCAACACGGGCGTGTTCAACCCCGGGGACCTCAACACCGGCAGCTTCAACCCGGGCAGCTTCAACACCGGCGGCTTCAACCCGGGCAGTGGCAACACGGGCTACCTCAACACCGGTGACTACAACACGGGCGTGGCGAACACGGGCGATGTGGACACCGGTGCGTTCATTACCGGCAGCTACAGCAACGGCTTCTTGGTGAGTGGCGACTATCAGGGCCTGATCGGCCTGCCGCTGTTGGGCATTCCGGTGACCCCCGGCTACTTCAACCTCACTGGCGGCCCGTCGTCGGGCTTCTTCAACAGCGGCGCCGGAAGCGTATCGGGATTCGTGAACTCCGGTGCCGGCCTGTCGGGCTACCTCAATACCGGCGCGCTGGGATCGGGTGTCGCCAACGTGGGCAACACCATCTCGGGCTGGTTGAACGCCAGCGCGCTGGATCTCGCGACGCCGGGGTTCCTTTCCGGCATCGGTAACTTTGGCACCAACCTGGCGGGTTTCTTTAGGGGATAA